Part of the Kineococcus aurantiacus genome, ACATCTGCGGCTCGGACCTGCACATGTACGAGGGCCGCACCGACTTCGAGCCGGGTCGCTGGTTCGGTCACGAGAACATGGGCCAGGTCGTCGAGGTCGGCGACGGCGTGGACAAGGTGCGCGTCGGCGACTGGGTCGTCCTGCCGTTCAACATCGCCTGCGGGCACTGCAAGAACTGCGAGCGCCAGCTCACCAACTACTGCCTGACCGCGCAGCCGGAACCGAGCATGGCCGGCGCCGCGTACGGCTTCGCCGACATGGGCCCCTACGCCGGCGGGCAGGCCGAGTTCCTGCGCGTGCCCTGGGGGGACTTCAACTGCCTGCGGCTGGGCGAGGACGCCGAGCAGCGCCAGACCGACTACGTGATGCTCGCCGACATCTTCCCGACCGGCTACCACGCCACCGAGCTCGCCGGGGTGGAGCCCGGGGACCAGACCGTCATCTACGGCGCCGGCCCGGTCGGGCTCATGGCCGCCCTGTCGGCGACCATCCGCGGGGCCGGGAAGGTGATGATCGTCGACCGGCAGCCGGACCGGCTGCGGCTGGCCGAGTCGATCGGCGCCATCGCCATCGACGACTCGAAGGTCGACCCGGTGCAGGCCGTCCTGGAGGAGACCCTGGGGCTGGGCGCGGACAACGGCTGCGAGTGCGTCGGCTACCAGGCCCACGAGCCCGACGGGCAGGAGCGGGCCAACCTGACGATGAACCGGCTGGTCGCCTCGGTGCGCTTCACGGGGGCGATCGGCACCGTCGGCGTCTTCGTGCCCCAGGACCCCGGTGCGGCCGACGAGCTGGCCAAGCAGGGCAAGCTCGCCTTCGACTACGGGATGTCCTGGTTCAAGGGCCAGCACCTCGGCACCGGCCAGGCGCCGGTGAAGAAGTACAACCGGCAGCTGCGCGACCTCATCGCGGGGGGCAAGGCCGAACCGTCGTTCATCGTGAGCCACGAGCTGCCCCTCGACCAGGCGCCGGAGGCCTACGAGAAGTTCGACGCCCGCGAGGACGGCTGGACGAAGGTCGTCCTGCACCCGGCGGGGGCCTGACGTGGCCGGCGCGCTGGACGGGCGCCGGGTCGCGATCCTCGCGGCGGACGGCGTGGAGCGGGTCGAGCTGGAGCAGCCGCGGCAGGCGCTGGACGACGCCGGTGCGCGCACCGTCGTCGTCTCGATCAGCAGCGGCGAGATCCAGGCGCGCGACCACGACCTGGAGGCGGCGGGCACCTTCGCGGTCGACGAGACGGTCGATCGGGTGTCGGTGGACGACTTCGAGGCGCTGCTCCTGCCGGGCGGGACGGTGAACCCGGACAAGCTGCGGATGGAGCCCACCGCGGTGCGGTTCGTCCGGGACTTCGTGCAGTCGGGCAAGCCGGTCGCCTCGATCTGCCACGGCCCGTGGAACTTCGTCGAGGCCGACGTCGCTCGCGGCCGCCGGCTGACCTCGTGGCCCAGCGTGCGCACCGACCTGCGCAACGCCGGCGCGGAGGTGGTCGACGAGGAGGTCGTGACCGACGGCAACATCACCACGAGCCGGTCACCGGACGACCTGCCCGCGTTCTGCGCGCGCATCGTGCGGGAGTTCGCCGGGACCGGGACGGGAGCGGGCTCGTGACCTCGAACCAGCACGGCACGGCGTCCCTGGCCGCCCGCGCGGGCGGCGCGGTCGTCCACGGGATCCGCTCGGTGCTCGACCACGCCGGGTCCGGTCCCGGGTCGGGCGCCCCGGCGTCCGGGTGGCTCGCCGTCACCGTCCTGGGGGAACCCTCGGACGTGGACGCCGCGCCGCTGCCCGCGCCGCTGGCCGAGTACGGCGACCGCATCGAGGTCCGCACCCGGCAGGCCCCGGGCGGCAAGGGGACCGAACTGGCCGCCCGGCTCCGCGACCGGTCCTCCGGGGGTTCCGGGAGCACCGCGCGCCACCTGAGCGGCAGCGACCCGCAGGCCGACCTGCGGTCCGCGCTGCGCCGGGCCAAGCAGCTCCTGGAGGTCGGTGAGGTGCTGGCGGTGGACCCCGCGCCGCACGGTGAGCGGACGGCGACCCCGGGAGGCCTCCTCCTGGAGGCCTGGACCCGCGTGGCCCCGAAGGGAGGTGTGCGGTGAAGGCGGTGACCTGGCGGGGGATCAACGAGATCGGCGTGGAGGACGTCCCCGAACCCCGGATCCTCAACGGCGGCGACATCGTCCTGGAGGTGGGGCTGAGCGCCACCTGCGGTTCGGACCTGCACCTCGTGGGCGGTTACGTCCCCGCCATGCGGGCCGGTGACGTGCTCGGGCACGAGTTCATGGGCACGGTCGCCGAGGTCGGCCCGGACGTGACCAAGCACCGCGTCGGCGACCGCGTGGTGGTCGTCTCCTTCATCAGCTGCGGGAAGTGCTGGTACTGCCTGCAGGGGCTGTACTCCCTGTGCGACAACGGCAACCCCAACCCCGGGATCACCGAGGCGCTGTGGGGTCAGGCCATCGGCGGCTGCTTCGGGTACTCCCACGCCCTCGGCGGCTGGGCCGGCAGCCACGCGCGCTACGTCCGCGTCCCGTACGCCGACCAGGGGGCCTTCACCGTCCCCGACGACGTCTCCGACGAGCGGGCCCTGTTCGCCTCCGACGCAGCCCCCACCGGCTGGACGGGAGCGCACCAGGCCGGGGTGCGGCCGGGGGACGTGGTCGCGGTGTGGGGCGCCGGCGGGGTGGGCCAGATGGCCGCCCGCGCGGCGATGCTCATGGGTGCCGAGCGGGTCGTCGTCGTCGACCGGTACGCCAACCGGCTCGAGCAGGTCCGCACGCACGTCGGGGCCGAGACCCTCGACTACGAGCAGGTCGACGTCGCGGCGGAACTGCGCGAGGCGACCGGCGGCCGCGGACCGGACGTCTGCATCGAGGCCGTCGGCATGGAGGCGCACACCCCCGGCGCCCAGCACGTCTACGACCAGGTCAAGCAGCAGCTGCGGTTGCAGACCGACCGGCTCGCCGCGGTGCGGGACGCCGTCCACGCCTGCCGCAAGGGCGGCACCGTGTTCACCCTCGGCGTCTTCGGCGGGCTCGTGGACAAGTTCCCCCTGGGGGCGGTGATGAACAAGGGGCTGACCCTGCGCGGCGCCCAGCAGCACGGGCACCGCTACGTCCCGGAGATCCTCGAGCGCATGAGCCGCGGGGAGGTGCGCACCGAGCACCTCGCCACCCACGTCATGTCCCTGGACGACGGGCCGGAGGGCTACCGGATGTTCAAGGAGAAGGAGGACGGGTGCGTGCGAGCCGTGTTCCGACCGGGCGCCTGAGGCCCGCGCCGGGACCCGCGGCAGCGGGGGAGGAGGGGCCGTGACGGGCCCGGGGCGGGCGACCGGGGGGCGCGGCCGGTTGCTGTCGGCGCGCCGGGCGCTCACCAGCCTGGCCGTCGGCGTGGTCGCGGGGGTGGTGGTCGGCCTCCTGGTCACCCCGCGGCTGCTGCCGCTGGTCGGCTGGACCGTCACCGTCGCCGTCCTGCTCACCTGGGTCTGGCGCAGGAGCTGGCCGCAGGACGCCGAGGGGACCGACCGGCTGGCGGACGAGGAGAGGTCGACCCGGTCGACGGACGTGTGGCGGATCTCGGCGGCCGTCGCGAGCCTGGCCGTGGT contains:
- a CDS encoding DJ-1/PfpI/YhbO family deglycase/protease is translated as MAGALDGRRVAILAADGVERVELEQPRQALDDAGARTVVVSISSGEIQARDHDLEAAGTFAVDETVDRVSVDDFEALLLPGGTVNPDKLRMEPTAVRFVRDFVQSGKPVASICHGPWNFVEADVARGRRLTSWPSVRTDLRNAGAEVVDEEVVTDGNITTSRSPDDLPAFCARIVREFAGTGTGAGS
- a CDS encoding alcohol dehydrogenase catalytic domain-containing protein, translated to MKAVTWRGINEIGVEDVPEPRILNGGDIVLEVGLSATCGSDLHLVGGYVPAMRAGDVLGHEFMGTVAEVGPDVTKHRVGDRVVVVSFISCGKCWYCLQGLYSLCDNGNPNPGITEALWGQAIGGCFGYSHALGGWAGSHARYVRVPYADQGAFTVPDDVSDERALFASDAAPTGWTGAHQAGVRPGDVVAVWGAGGVGQMAARAAMLMGAERVVVVDRYANRLEQVRTHVGAETLDYEQVDVAAELREATGGRGPDVCIEAVGMEAHTPGAQHVYDQVKQQLRLQTDRLAAVRDAVHACRKGGTVFTLGVFGGLVDKFPLGAVMNKGLTLRGAQQHGHRYVPEILERMSRGEVRTEHLATHVMSLDDGPEGYRMFKEKEDGCVRAVFRPGA
- a CDS encoding glutathione-independent formaldehyde dehydrogenase; its protein translation is MKAVVYEGPRQVSVKDVPDARIERPTDVVVRITSTNICGSDLHMYEGRTDFEPGRWFGHENMGQVVEVGDGVDKVRVGDWVVLPFNIACGHCKNCERQLTNYCLTAQPEPSMAGAAYGFADMGPYAGGQAEFLRVPWGDFNCLRLGEDAEQRQTDYVMLADIFPTGYHATELAGVEPGDQTVIYGAGPVGLMAALSATIRGAGKVMIVDRQPDRLRLAESIGAIAIDDSKVDPVQAVLEETLGLGADNGCECVGYQAHEPDGQERANLTMNRLVASVRFTGAIGTVGVFVPQDPGAADELAKQGKLAFDYGMSWFKGQHLGTGQAPVKKYNRQLRDLIAGGKAEPSFIVSHELPLDQAPEAYEKFDAREDGWTKVVLHPAGA